In Bacillus cereus ATCC 14579, a single window of DNA contains:
- the gerD gene encoding spore germination lipoprotein GerD: protein MKRMLFIFVSSFLLIALAACAQGKETKSELDYDQTKKMIVDILKTDQGKKAIQDVLTDEKMKQALILDETVVKKTIEDAMVSDKGQQFWEKLFKDPEFSSKFAKSMGKEQTQLMKTLLKDPEYQAGVIEIMKNPEVEKMMLQTMKSKEYRQYLQQVLTETAESPLFQAKMIDIISKGVQKAEKGGSGKKEAGGDGGSQGEKKEEQ from the coding sequence ATGAAACGGATGCTATTCATTTTCGTTTCTTCTTTTCTACTTATCGCACTTGCAGCATGCGCACAAGGAAAAGAAACGAAATCCGAACTAGATTACGATCAAACAAAGAAAATGATTGTTGATATTTTAAAAACAGATCAAGGTAAGAAAGCTATTCAAGATGTATTAACTGATGAAAAAATGAAACAAGCACTCATACTAGATGAAACAGTAGTAAAGAAAACGATTGAAGATGCCATGGTATCCGATAAAGGCCAACAATTCTGGGAAAAGCTCTTTAAAGATCCTGAGTTCTCATCAAAATTTGCTAAAAGTATGGGGAAAGAACAAACTCAATTAATGAAAACCTTATTAAAAGACCCTGAATACCAAGCAGGCGTTATAGAAATTATGAAAAATCCTGAAGTAGAAAAAATGATGTTACAAACAATGAAGAGTAAAGAATACCGTCAATATCTACAACAAGTACTAACAGAAACTGCTGAAAGTCCACTCTTCCAAGCCAAGATGATTGATATCATTAGTAAAGGTGTGCAAAAAGCTGAAAAAGGCGGATCTGGTAAGAAAGAAGCAGGCGGTGACGGTGGTTCTCAAGGCGAGAAGAAGGAAGAACAGTAA
- the kbaA gene encoding KinB signaling pathway activation protein KbaA encodes MNSRKWVRLFLTTLFLGGISTVIIGFVLEWDKYNKFFQNFDGKEILAVSFWLMGVGFIFSVISQMGFFAYLTIHRFGLGMFRSSSLWNAVQLFFIAFVLFDFVYLRSVLIANGEVSLGNNILVAGMLFVFGAIVAYVKSKETNKKAFVPALFFMVVVTILEWVPALRINDTDWLYLMVIPLLLCNAYQLLVLHRLIGKTSKSA; translated from the coding sequence GTGAATAGCCGCAAGTGGGTACGACTATTTTTAACGACGTTGTTTCTTGGTGGGATTAGCACAGTTATTATTGGTTTTGTTTTGGAGTGGGACAAGTACAATAAATTTTTTCAAAATTTCGACGGTAAGGAGATTTTAGCAGTATCTTTCTGGCTGATGGGTGTAGGATTTATTTTTAGTGTTATAAGTCAAATGGGATTCTTTGCATATTTAACAATCCACCGTTTTGGACTAGGGATGTTTCGCTCATCTTCTTTATGGAATGCAGTCCAGCTCTTCTTTATTGCATTCGTATTATTTGATTTTGTGTATTTAAGATCTGTACTTATTGCAAATGGGGAAGTCTCGTTAGGGAATAATATACTTGTTGCTGGAATGTTATTTGTGTTTGGAGCAATTGTTGCTTATGTAAAAAGTAAAGAAACAAATAAAAAAGCATTTGTGCCAGCTCTGTTCTTTATGGTTGTTGTAACGATCCTTGAATGGGTACCGGCGCTTCGGATTAATGATACAGATTGGTTATATTTAATGGTTATACCGCTATTGTTATGTAATGCATATCAATTACTTGTATTACATCGTTTAATCGGAAAAACAAGTAAATCAGCTTAA
- the pdaB gene encoding polysaccharide deacetylase family sporulation protein PdaB encodes MFFFFITSKRNFKHISLIVILSLFTAWLLFLKTYSHESAFSTATGPKVIYKGDTAKKQVAFTFDISWGDKKAIPILDTLKEKEIKNATFFLSAAWAERHPDIVERIMKDGHEIGSMGYNYTSYTSLETNEIRRDLLRAQDVFTKLGVKQVKLLRPPSGEFNKATLKIAESLGYTVVHWSNNSNDWKNPGVNNIVSTVSNNLKGGDIVLLHASDSALQTNRALPLLLQKIKSDGYEQISVSQLISNTSTKSEDVK; translated from the coding sequence ATGTTTTTCTTTTTTATTACGAGTAAGAGAAATTTTAAACACATTAGCTTAATAGTGATACTGTCCTTATTTACAGCATGGCTACTCTTTTTAAAAACATATTCACATGAATCTGCTTTTTCAACTGCTACAGGCCCTAAAGTAATTTACAAAGGAGACACCGCTAAAAAGCAAGTTGCATTTACGTTTGATATTAGTTGGGGAGACAAAAAAGCAATTCCAATCCTAGATACTCTTAAAGAAAAAGAAATTAAGAATGCAACCTTCTTCCTTTCTGCTGCATGGGCCGAAAGACACCCCGATATTGTAGAGCGAATCATGAAAGATGGACACGAAATCGGTAGTATGGGGTACAATTACACATCCTATACTTCTCTAGAGACAAATGAAATAAGACGAGACCTTTTACGAGCACAAGATGTTTTTACGAAACTTGGTGTAAAACAAGTCAAGCTGTTACGTCCACCTAGTGGCGAATTTAACAAAGCAACCCTTAAAATCGCAGAATCACTTGGATACACCGTCGTACATTGGAGTAATAATTCAAACGATTGGAAAAACCCAGGTGTAAATAACATCGTTTCCACTGTCTCTAATAATTTGAAAGGTGGAGATATCGTGTTATTACACGCATCCGATTCTGCCCTTCAAACAAATAGAGCTTTACCGCTGCTCCTGCAAAAAATAAAAAGTGATGGATATGAGCAAATATCCGTTTCACAACTTATTTCCAACACAAGTACGAAAAGTGAAGATGTGAAGTAG
- a CDS encoding glycerate kinase, producing MKVVIASDSYKESLKAIEVCGAIERGFRAIFPNAEYVKIPIGDGGEGTVESLVDATGGRIISISVTGPLREGIQAFYGISKDKKTAFIEMAAASGLQHVPVEKRNPLITTTKGTGELILHALDQGVEYIILGLGGSATNDGGAGMLEALGVRFINGKGEVIDPSGGTLHSIVTIDFSRMDPRLKGVKIEAACDVDNPLVGMQGASFVFGRQKGANIEMMKELDENLQHYANMLKRYVSFDVSEIPGAGAAGGMGAAVISVLKGDLRRGIEIVLDYTNFDKHIEDAHLIITGEGRIDKQTAYGKAPVGVAGRAKRFSVPVIAIGGSVSSDCSAVYEKGIDAVFSITTRPMTLEEAYKVAEENIEMTTKNIATVWKIASEKHF from the coding sequence GTGAAAGTTGTTATTGCATCTGATTCATATAAAGAAAGCCTAAAAGCTATAGAAGTATGTGGAGCTATTGAAAGAGGTTTTAGAGCAATTTTTCCTAATGCAGAGTATGTGAAAATACCAATTGGAGATGGAGGAGAAGGGACGGTTGAATCACTTGTTGATGCTACAGGGGGGAGAATTATATCAATTAGTGTGACAGGACCGCTTAGAGAAGGTATACAAGCTTTTTATGGCATTTCTAAAGATAAAAAGACAGCGTTTATTGAAATGGCAGCAGCATCAGGATTACAGCACGTTCCAGTTGAAAAGCGCAACCCACTTATTACAACGACAAAAGGAACAGGAGAACTTATATTACATGCGCTAGATCAAGGAGTGGAGTACATAATTTTAGGACTTGGAGGAAGTGCTACAAATGATGGCGGGGCAGGTATGTTAGAGGCTTTAGGAGTAAGGTTTATAAATGGTAAGGGTGAAGTAATAGATCCATCTGGAGGCACATTACACTCGATTGTTACTATTGATTTTTCACGAATGGACCCACGCTTAAAGGGGGTAAAGATAGAAGCGGCATGTGATGTGGATAATCCATTAGTCGGAATGCAGGGAGCATCTTTCGTATTTGGGAGACAAAAGGGTGCAAATATAGAGATGATGAAAGAGCTAGATGAGAATTTACAACATTATGCGAATATGCTTAAACGATATGTATCTTTTGATGTATCTGAAATACCTGGTGCAGGGGCAGCGGGAGGAATGGGAGCGGCTGTTATTTCAGTGTTAAAGGGAGACTTGCGTAGGGGCATTGAAATTGTATTAGATTATACAAATTTCGATAAACATATAGAAGATGCACATCTTATTATAACTGGTGAAGGTAGAATAGATAAACAAACTGCATATGGAAAGGCTCCTGTGGGTGTTGCGGGGCGTGCAAAACGTTTTTCTGTGCCTGTAATTGCTATTGGAGGGTCTGTATCATCTGATTGTTCAGCTGTGTACGAGAAAGGAATAGATGCGGTATTTAGTATCACAACGAGACCGATGACACTAGAAGAAGCATATAAAGTAGCAGAAGAAAATATTGAAATGACAACGAAGAATATTGCAACAGTATGGAAAATAGCATCAGAAAAACACTTCTAA
- the rocF gene encoding arginase, translated as MKKEISVIGVPMDLGQMRRGVDMGPSAIRYAGVIERIEEIGYDVKDMGDICIEREKEIDENTKLRNLTQVATVCNELASKVDHIIEEGRFPLVLGGDHSIAIGTLAGVAKHYKNLGVIWYDAHGDLNTEETSPSGNIHGMSLAASLGYGHSSLVDLYGAYPKVKKENVVIIGARALDEGEKDFIRNEGIKVFSMHEIDRMGMTAVMEETIAYLSHTDGVHLSLDLDGLDPHDAPGVGTPVIGGLSYRESHLAMEMLAEADIITSAEFVEVNTILDERNRTATTAVALMGSLFGEKLK; from the coding sequence ATGAAAAAAGAAATCTCAGTTATTGGAGTTCCAATGGATTTAGGACAGATGCGTCGTGGAGTTGATATGGGACCGAGCGCGATCCGTTATGCAGGGGTAATTGAAAGAATTGAAGAAATTGGATATGACGTTAAAGATATGGGAGATATATGTATAGAGAGAGAAAAAGAGATAGATGAAAATACAAAATTAAGAAACCTTACACAAGTTGCAACTGTATGTAATGAATTAGCAAGTAAGGTGGATCATATTATAGAAGAAGGTCGTTTTCCACTTGTATTAGGTGGTGACCATAGTATTGCTATCGGTACATTAGCTGGTGTAGCAAAACATTATAAAAACTTAGGCGTTATTTGGTATGATGCACACGGTGATTTAAATACAGAGGAAACTTCACCATCTGGAAATATTCATGGTATGTCACTTGCAGCAAGTTTAGGTTATGGACATTCTTCACTTGTAGATTTATACGGAGCATATCCAAAGGTGAAAAAAGAGAATGTCGTAATTATCGGTGCGCGTGCATTGGATGAAGGAGAAAAAGATTTCATTCGCAATGAAGGTATTAAAGTGTTCTCAATGCATGAAATTGATCGTATGGGGATGACGGCTGTGATGGAAGAAACAATCGCATATTTATCTCATACCGATGGTGTACACTTATCATTAGATTTAGATGGTCTTGATCCTCATGATGCACCAGGTGTTGGAACGCCTGTAATTGGCGGTCTATCTTATCGTGAAAGTCATTTGGCGATGGAAATGTTAGCAGAAGCTGATATTATCACATCTGCTGAATTTGTTGAGGTAAATACGATTTTAGATGAGAGAAATAGAACGGCAACAACAGCAGTTGCTTTAATGGGTTCTTTATTCGGTGAAAAACTAAAATAA
- the cdaA gene encoding diadenylate cyclase CdaA: MPFEDTTILKYLSTALDIAIVWFIIYKLILIIRGTKAVQLLKGITVIIVVKMISIFLELRTLSWLTEQVLTWGFLAVIIIFQPELRRALEQLGRGSLFSRVGTHEDDEPEMVATAIAKATEYMGKRRIGALITLSKETGMGDYVETGIPLNANVSSELLINIFIPNTPLHDGAVIMQGSTIKAAACYLPLSESPFISKELGTRHRAAMGVSEVTDSITVVVSEETGQISLTKNGKLHRDLKTEQLKDMLLAEFSGNEKTTSSSLWNWRRKRHG, from the coding sequence ATGCCTTTTGAAGATACGACCATTTTGAAATATCTTAGTACGGCATTAGATATTGCCATTGTATGGTTTATTATATATAAGCTAATTCTTATAATCCGAGGGACGAAAGCTGTTCAACTTTTAAAAGGGATTACAGTTATTATCGTCGTTAAGATGATCAGTATTTTCCTTGAATTGCGTACGCTATCTTGGCTAACTGAACAAGTATTAACGTGGGGATTTTTAGCCGTTATTATTATCTTTCAGCCAGAATTGCGAAGAGCACTTGAGCAGCTAGGGCGCGGGAGTTTATTTTCGCGTGTTGGAACGCATGAGGATGATGAACCTGAAATGGTTGCAACAGCGATAGCAAAAGCAACCGAATATATGGGGAAACGTAGAATTGGTGCATTAATTACTTTGTCAAAAGAGACCGGTATGGGTGATTATGTGGAAACGGGTATTCCGCTTAATGCAAACGTATCATCGGAATTACTTATTAATATTTTTATTCCAAATACACCTCTTCATGACGGAGCGGTAATTATGCAAGGAAGTACAATTAAAGCAGCAGCATGCTATCTTCCATTATCAGAAAGTCCGTTTATTTCTAAAGAATTAGGAACTAGACATCGTGCTGCAATGGGAGTTAGTGAAGTTACTGATAGTATTACAGTAGTTGTGTCTGAAGAAACTGGTCAAATTTCTTTAACGAAAAATGGTAAGTTGCATCGTGATTTGAAGACAGAACAGCTGAAAGATATGTTATTAGCTGAATTTAGTGGAAACGAAAAAACGACTTCTTCGTCTTTATGGAATTGGAGGAGAAAGCGTCATGGATAA
- a CDS encoding CdaR family protein, with amino-acid sequence MDKLMENHWFLKGISLLLACMLFMSATLTEKNTTSGILPFANDTKETLTNYAINLKYDEEKYIVSGIPAEGVKVKLEGPKASVATAKAKKQFDIPVDLRDSPKGTYEISLKTNGLPDDVKGTVQPSTIKVTLHEKARKYVHVDLKLSNEDQMPAGATLEKSSLKPDTVEVVGTKEEIESISSAKAYVDLKGVNKTVTKTPEVTLYNKEGKRLNVRTSPSKISVTLNVATQTTANNTEKTVPVTYTKKGSLAEGLAVTNISVEPREVTIAGPKDILDNIQSLEGVEVDLSQLTESTTFDASVLLPKGVTSAKPNQVKVSVGVQKTKQTKTKTIDGIPIQKNGLSKDVTAQLLSPQDGKISVDISGEASIVDKITAAQITAVINLQNVSSGTKDISIQVSGPGNISIEPKQKSAKVTIVKKEKPDKEVQGNGQQPDSNTDQENQNEKPKNPEPDSEKEQEKNQNQNQNQDKDKETSQEPTVDNQKEQEKGANHNG; translated from the coding sequence ATGGATAAGTTAATGGAGAATCATTGGTTTTTAAAAGGGATCTCATTACTATTGGCGTGTATGCTTTTTATGTCAGCGACGTTAACTGAAAAAAATACGACATCAGGTATATTACCTTTTGCAAATGATACGAAAGAAACATTAACTAATTATGCTATTAATCTTAAGTATGATGAGGAGAAATATATTGTAAGTGGTATTCCAGCAGAGGGCGTTAAAGTAAAATTAGAAGGCCCAAAAGCATCAGTTGCTACAGCAAAAGCAAAAAAACAATTTGACATACCGGTTGATTTGCGAGATAGTCCAAAAGGAACTTATGAGATTTCTTTAAAAACGAACGGGCTTCCAGATGATGTGAAAGGAACAGTTCAGCCATCAACAATTAAAGTTACTCTTCATGAAAAGGCGAGAAAATATGTTCATGTAGATCTGAAATTATCAAATGAGGATCAGATGCCAGCGGGGGCTACTCTAGAAAAATCAAGCCTTAAACCGGATACTGTTGAGGTAGTTGGGACGAAAGAAGAAATTGAAAGCATTTCCTCTGCCAAAGCGTATGTTGATTTAAAAGGTGTTAATAAAACTGTTACAAAAACGCCCGAAGTTACATTATACAATAAAGAAGGAAAACGTTTAAATGTAAGAACAAGTCCATCTAAGATTAGTGTAACGTTGAATGTGGCAACGCAAACTACAGCCAATAATACTGAAAAAACTGTTCCTGTAACGTATACGAAGAAGGGGAGTTTAGCAGAAGGATTGGCGGTTACAAATATCAGTGTTGAACCGAGAGAAGTAACGATAGCTGGTCCAAAAGATATTTTGGATAATATACAATCGCTAGAGGGGGTCGAAGTAGATCTTAGTCAATTGACAGAGTCTACAACATTCGATGCCTCTGTTTTATTACCCAAGGGTGTAACAAGTGCAAAACCGAATCAAGTGAAGGTTTCGGTGGGAGTGCAAAAAACAAAACAAACGAAAACAAAAACGATTGATGGTATCCCAATCCAGAAAAATGGACTGTCTAAAGATGTTACTGCTCAGCTACTTTCGCCACAAGATGGAAAGATAAGTGTTGATATTTCAGGAGAAGCAAGTATAGTAGATAAAATAACAGCTGCTCAAATAACAGCGGTAATTAATCTGCAAAATGTATCCTCAGGGACGAAAGATATTTCCATTCAAGTGAGCGGTCCTGGTAATATTTCAATAGAGCCAAAACAAAAAAGTGCTAAAGTTACTATTGTGAAGAAAGAAAAACCAGATAAAGAAGTACAGGGTAATGGTCAACAACCGGATTCAAATACGGATCAAGAAAATCAAAATGAGAAACCAAAAAATCCTGAACCTGATTCAGAAAAAGAACAGGAAAAGAATCAAAACCAAAATCAAAATCAAGATAAAGATAAAGAAACGAGTCAAGAACCAACAGTTGATAATCAAAAAGAGCAAGAAAAAGGAGCGAATCATAATGGGTAA
- the glmM gene encoding phosphoglucosamine mutase, which translates to MGKYFGTDGVRGVANKELTPELAFKIGRFGGYVLTKDTDRPKVIIGRDTRVSGHMLEGALVAGLLSTGAEVMRLGVISTPGVAYLTKALDAQAGVMISASHNPVQDNGIKFFGSDGFKLTDEQEAEIEALLDKEVDELPRPTGTNLGQVSDYFEGGQKYLQYIKQTVEEDFSGLHIALDCAHGATSSLAPYLFADLEADISTMGTSPNGMNINEGVGSTHPEGLAELVKEKGADIGLAFDGDGDRLIAVDEKGNIVDGDQIMFICAKYMKETGQLKHNTVVSTVMSNLGFYKALEANNITSDKTAVGDRYVMEEMKRGGYNLGGEQSGHIILLDYITTGDGMLSALQLVNIMKMTKKPLSELAGEMTKFPQLLVNVRVTDKKLALENEKIKEIIRVVEEEMNGDGRILVRPSGTEPLIRVMAEAPTQEVCDAYVHRIVEVVKAEVGAE; encoded by the coding sequence ATGGGTAAATATTTTGGTACAGATGGAGTACGCGGAGTTGCAAATAAGGAGTTAACACCTGAATTAGCTTTCAAAATTGGACGTTTTGGTGGTTATGTATTAACAAAAGATACAGATCGTCCAAAAGTAATTATCGGTCGTGATACACGTGTATCTGGTCATATGTTAGAAGGAGCTTTAGTAGCAGGTCTATTATCAACTGGAGCAGAAGTAATGCGCCTTGGCGTTATTTCTACACCGGGCGTTGCTTATTTAACAAAAGCACTAGATGCACAAGCGGGTGTTATGATTTCTGCATCTCATAATCCAGTACAAGATAACGGTATTAAATTCTTTGGTTCAGACGGCTTTAAATTAACAGATGAGCAAGAAGCTGAGATTGAAGCTTTATTAGACAAAGAAGTTGATGAACTACCACGTCCGACAGGTACTAATCTTGGACAAGTGAGCGATTACTTTGAAGGTGGACAAAAATATTTACAGTACATTAAACAAACTGTTGAAGAAGATTTCTCTGGCCTACATATCGCTTTAGATTGTGCACATGGTGCAACTTCTTCTCTAGCTCCATACTTATTTGCAGACCTAGAAGCTGATATTTCAACAATGGGAACTTCTCCAAACGGTATGAATATTAATGAGGGTGTAGGATCTACACATCCAGAAGGCTTAGCTGAATTGGTAAAAGAAAAAGGTGCGGATATCGGACTTGCTTTTGATGGCGATGGCGACCGTTTAATTGCTGTAGACGAAAAAGGAAACATCGTTGACGGTGATCAAATTATGTTCATTTGTGCGAAATATATGAAAGAAACTGGTCAATTAAAACATAATACAGTTGTTTCAACTGTTATGAGTAACTTAGGTTTCTACAAGGCACTTGAAGCAAATAATATTACAAGTGATAAAACAGCAGTTGGTGACCGCTACGTAATGGAAGAAATGAAGCGTGGAGGTTACAACCTAGGTGGAGAACAATCAGGCCATATTATCTTACTTGATTACATTACAACTGGTGATGGAATGTTAAGTGCACTTCAACTTGTAAACATCATGAAAATGACGAAAAAGCCATTATCTGAGCTTGCAGGAGAAATGACGAAATTCCCACAATTGTTAGTAAACGTTCGTGTAACAGATAAAAAATTAGCATTAGAAAATGAAAAAATTAAAGAAATTATTCGTGTTGTAGAGGAAGAAATGAACGGTGATGGCCGTATTCTTGTTCGTCCATCTGGAACAGAGCCACTTATTCGTGTAATGGCAGAAGCACCAACACAAGAAGTTTGTGATGCATATGTACATCGCATTGTAGAAGTTGTGAAAGCTGAAGTTGGCGCTGAATAA
- the glmS gene encoding glutamine--fructose-6-phosphate transaminase (isomerizing), translating into MCGIVGFIGEQDAKEILLKGLEKLEYRGYDSAGIAVQAENGVVVYKEKGRIAKLREIVDENVAASVGIGHTRWATHGVPSKVNAHPHQSTSKRFTLVHNGVIENYELVKKEYLQDVTFVSETDTEVIVQLMEQQVSTGLSVEEAFRNTLSLLHGSYAIGLLDAENPNMIYVAKNKSPLLVGVGDNFNVVASDAMAMLQVTDQFIELMDKEIVIVTKESITIKNLQGETIERAPFTAELDASDIEKGTYPHFMLKEIDEQPLVIRNIIQKYQDENGEIELNQDIRNAILDSDRIYIIACGTSYHAGLVGKQFIEKFAKMPVEVHVASEFSYNMPLLTERPFFIYISQSGETADSRAVLVQTNEMGHKALTITNVPGSTLSREADYTLPLYAGPEIAVASTKAYTAQLAVLSILAADIAKAKGEVLDFDLTHELGLVANAMIELCDQKEEMDALAKQFLATTRNCFFIGRSVDFYVGLEGALKLKEISYIQAEGFAGGELKHGTIALIENGTPVIALATQEHVNLGIRGNVKEVVARGANPCIISMKGLEMEGDSFVLPTVHEALAPLVAVIPLQLISYYAALHRECDVDKPRNLAKSVTVE; encoded by the coding sequence ATGTGTGGAATCGTAGGATTTATTGGAGAGCAAGATGCAAAGGAAATTTTATTAAAAGGTTTAGAAAAGCTAGAATATCGTGGATATGATTCAGCAGGTATTGCAGTACAAGCAGAGAACGGTGTTGTTGTATACAAAGAAAAAGGCCGTATCGCAAAACTTCGTGAAATCGTAGATGAGAACGTAGCAGCAAGCGTGGGTATCGGACACACACGCTGGGCTACACACGGTGTTCCAAGTAAAGTAAACGCGCATCCGCATCAAAGTACATCAAAACGCTTTACATTAGTTCATAACGGTGTAATTGAAAACTATGAATTAGTGAAAAAGGAATATTTACAAGATGTAACGTTCGTAAGTGAAACAGATACAGAGGTTATCGTACAGCTTATGGAACAACAAGTGAGCACAGGATTAAGTGTAGAAGAAGCGTTCCGTAATACGCTATCTCTTTTACATGGCTCTTATGCAATCGGATTACTTGATGCTGAAAATCCAAACATGATTTATGTTGCTAAAAACAAAAGCCCGCTATTAGTAGGTGTTGGTGACAACTTTAATGTTGTGGCAAGCGACGCTATGGCGATGTTACAAGTTACAGATCAATTTATTGAGTTAATGGATAAAGAAATCGTAATCGTAACGAAAGAAAGTATTACAATTAAAAACTTACAAGGTGAAACGATTGAACGTGCACCGTTTACAGCGGAATTAGACGCAAGTGATATTGAAAAGGGAACATATCCTCATTTCATGCTTAAAGAAATCGATGAACAACCACTTGTAATCCGTAATATAATTCAAAAGTATCAAGATGAAAATGGCGAAATTGAATTAAATCAAGACATCCGCAATGCGATCTTAGATAGCGATCGTATTTACATCATTGCATGTGGAACGAGTTATCATGCAGGTCTTGTTGGAAAACAATTTATCGAGAAGTTTGCAAAAATGCCAGTTGAAGTACATGTGGCAAGTGAATTCTCTTACAACATGCCATTATTAACAGAAAGACCATTCTTCATTTACATTTCACAAAGTGGTGAAACAGCTGATAGCCGTGCAGTACTTGTGCAAACAAATGAAATGGGCCATAAAGCATTAACAATTACAAACGTGCCTGGTTCTACGCTTTCTCGTGAAGCTGATTATACACTTCCGTTATACGCTGGACCAGAAATTGCAGTTGCATCAACGAAAGCTTACACAGCACAGCTTGCAGTACTTTCAATTTTAGCGGCTGATATTGCTAAAGCAAAAGGTGAAGTTCTTGATTTCGATTTAACACATGAACTAGGACTTGTAGCAAATGCAATGATAGAACTTTGTGATCAAAAAGAAGAAATGGACGCATTAGCAAAACAATTTTTAGCAACAACGCGTAACTGTTTCTTCATCGGACGTAGCGTAGACTTCTACGTAGGATTAGAAGGTGCGTTAAAACTAAAAGAAATCTCTTACATCCAAGCAGAAGGATTCGCTGGAGGAGAGTTAAAACACGGTACAATCGCTTTAATTGAAAATGGTACACCAGTTATCGCACTTGCTACACAAGAGCACGTAAACCTTGGAATTCGTGGTAACGTTAAAGAAGTAGTAGCACGCGGAGCTAACCCATGTATCATCTCAATGAAAGGCTTAGAAATGGAAGGTGACAGCTTCGTATTACCAACTGTACACGAAGCGCTAGCACCGCTAGTAGCAGTTATTCCATTACAACTTATCTCATACTACGCAGCACTTCACCGCGAGTGTGACGTTGATAAGCCACGTAACTTAGCTAAGTCTGTTACTGTTGAGTAG
- a CDS encoding DUF3994 domain-containing protein, with amino-acid sequence MKNHMKNFKKSTGKILLASGLVVSMSACSVTNLFGEKEKTNAESGKQESKETKTEGKSSETKEKSTNSKEESKDVKMIMVLPEDYPQLMVDIEEDLLRRLDYYDASVRDNKKGSKSNEEVRDSIKDLDKVFNKIERIDAPGKYKEDHKEIVKAVQKLKESFKEVSKLFDYSKTLKDTDDAIIDKANNKLDEAKRIWKPVFNKLKAEAKGGSTTTSTTSGTSSSNSPSLSSGNTVKTYSTQDKTGIFKGKIDTPDEDSAKFKNVQNNYKDGTELVGNWGIDYGDGVKTTLVLKADKTFETYANGSYPNKDNYLTGTYQADVSSHQLTLMVEKGTQNGQEVKLERPIYSSYEVKNLDGKALQIFHIDEQVTICYVKQ; translated from the coding sequence TTGAAAAATCATATGAAGAATTTCAAAAAGAGTACCGGTAAAATTTTACTAGCATCTGGATTAGTAGTTTCTATGTCAGCTTGTAGTGTAACAAATTTATTTGGAGAAAAAGAAAAAACAAATGCTGAATCTGGTAAACAAGAAAGTAAAGAAACTAAGACAGAAGGTAAATCATCTGAAACAAAGGAAAAATCAACTAACTCAAAAGAAGAAAGTAAAGATGTTAAGATGATTATGGTTTTGCCTGAGGATTACCCACAACTTATGGTAGACATTGAAGAAGACTTATTAAGACGTCTAGATTACTATGATGCTTCTGTGAGGGATAATAAAAAGGGAAGTAAGTCAAATGAAGAGGTACGAGATAGTATTAAAGACTTAGATAAAGTATTTAATAAAATAGAGCGTATAGATGCACCAGGAAAATACAAGGAAGATCATAAGGAAATTGTAAAAGCTGTTCAAAAGTTAAAAGAATCTTTCAAAGAAGTATCGAAGTTATTTGATTACTCTAAAACACTTAAAGATACGGATGATGCAATCATAGATAAAGCAAACAATAAATTAGATGAAGCAAAACGCATTTGGAAACCTGTATTTAATAAGTTAAAAGCGGAAGCTAAGGGTGGTTCAACAACTACTTCTACAACAAGTGGTACTAGTTCTTCTAACTCACCGAGTTTATCTAGTGGTAATACAGTTAAAACATACAGTACCCAAGATAAAACTGGTATATTCAAAGGAAAAATTGATACACCAGACGAGGATTCCGCTAAGTTTAAGAATGTACAGAACAACTATAAAGACGGTACAGAGCTTGTAGGTAATTGGGGTATTGATTACGGAGACGGAGTCAAAACTACGTTAGTCCTAAAAGCAGATAAGACATTTGAAACATATGCAAATGGTTCTTATCCAAATAAAGATAATTACTTAACAGGAACATACCAAGCAGACGTTTCTTCCCATCAGTTAACGCTAATGGTGGAAAAAGGAACTCAAAATGGACAAGAAGTGAAATTGGAAAGACCTATTTATTCATCATATGAGGTTAAAAATTTAGATGGTAAAGCGTTACAAATTTTCCACATAGACGAACAAGTAACAATTTGTTATGTAAAACAATAA